From Myripristis murdjan chromosome 13, fMyrMur1.1, whole genome shotgun sequence:
TGGGCGACATAATCCGCCTCGTGAGCGAACGGAGGGCTGCGGGGGCAAGGGAGAGGGCGAGATGAGGTGGGAGACGAGGGATAGATGAAGTTGCAATGCGGTGGGAGACAGATGTAGGCGGAGAGTGTGAGAGGAAGTCATCCAGTTGAGTCATATGGCTTTGATTCACCTCATCAGACCACTTCCTGTTCACCCCTACCCACAATTCCCTGGGAGCAGAGCCTGGGTCACCGCCCCGCTGAAGGATCAAGAGTTGAAATGACCCTGAAGAAACAGTCCCTCCCCTCAGAGCTCTTCTGAAACCCCGAGAGCATCCCCTTAATGTTTGTTAAGCTGCTTTGAGTCTGGCCCGGATATCCTCACTGTCCCTGCGGGGTTTTCCTACAAAGTCCTGCTCAACACTAACATCAGCGAAGCAATCATGGGTGTGTTAGTGTTAGCTTGGAGATATTTTTCTTAAAGTGTACAGCCTAAAGGTCTCAGTGCCTGACAATTACCTTGGACTTGAACGGACTGTTTGTCCACAGCGGCAGGAAAACTACTGTCcacgacgacgatgatgatgatgatgatgatggggagGAGGGCGAGCAAGACGCCGACATCTGGCATAATCAtaacagtccaaaaaaaaaaaataatcaaaagcaGGTGATTAATTTATTGTCAGTTTCTGCTTGATACATACTGAACATGCATATGTCTgcatattcaaaatgttttgttcacAGTTTTTGTTCGTGGGAACAAATTAAACAGAAGGCGGTCATGtcgtgtggggaaaaaaaaaaaactgataaggAAGATACACAAGTTGAAGCTCTGTCAGTGTGGCAGGTCGGTTCCCATTCCTCTGTCATACTGGATTATCTCTATgggtgtgtggtggtgtgtaaGAACCCAGATATTTTTCAATGATCGGTGTGCTACAGTAGTGTTTCCACAACCTGGTTATCGAGGTCCCTCCGTCTGGTGCTGGTTCTGTATTAAAGTTCATCATATCAATAACCTGTAGAATAGATAACCTGCTCATATAGAAGTCCACTTTGAAGCAATGCCTTGATGATATTAATATACCAAATCCAGCATTTATCGGAGGGACTTGGGACTGAAATGGAGActtgtttggtgtgttttttttttttgtttttttttagaagggTGGCAGTATTTGGGTGGCGTGCTGTTTGTGTGGCCTGCAGGTGAACCCGTGGCTGCTGACTGAAACGGTACGGGCAGAAACATCAGTGGTACTAGATGGCCGTGCTTGAAAGGAACGATGGCGGCGCTGATTTCCTTTGCCGAGTATTGAGTTGTTTATTTACTATCCTAGAAAAGTGAAAGACCCATTGCCACACTGCTATAAAATACTTATTTTATTGTATGAATAGAGGCTTTGATCTAGGACCTTCatctgtggaaaaataaaatgtcttttctTAAAATGTCTCGTACACAAATGTTACACTTAAGTTAAAACAGACCATAATGAATACTCCCACTGAGATTACACAGAAGGCAAGCAGGTCTATAATTTTCAAGCAAATATGGAAACAGTTCAATTGGAATAAACATATCAAGAAGCTGTCTGTCTTTCCAAGCACGGCCATTTAAACTCCAAggtaaaaactgaattttcGGTCCAGCAGGATTAACGGAGCAGTGGAGAAGCAGTTCATGTGCCAATTTGAATCCTATTTTTGAATCGTATTTATTCCTCAGCCGTTGTGAATCACATTTTCCTATCAAGTCCTATTTATGTAcaactgattgatttttatttttttttcttgatgaaaCATCCTCAGTGGAACCTGTCTGTCACAAGAGCCCACCTCACATATCACAGATTACCCatgtttccttttattttcttaccaGTTCTTTTAAAAGCTGAGTTTCTGTTGTCTGGCTGAGTTTTGAAGAGTCTGTGCAATTTTGTACAAAGTGATGTACTTGACATACTACTTTATATTTCtgtgaataaaatgtgaacaaatgATTGCAAACCCTCTGAGATTCTTAATTTACACAAGGAAATGTGCAGTGTCATAAAATTACTACAGCTGCGACAGGTTAGAGGAAAATGTGACTGAGATTAAGGTTGTGAAAGtttaaaagctttaaaaaatacaaaaaaaaaaaaaaaaaatcaaattgattggacattttgtgttaataaattatttacaACACTTATCAATTGATCAATCTGTGTATTAGCAGTAGCACAGCATTATTTAGCTGtatttatgtaaaataaaatgcaagatACTGGGCCGTGTTATACATGCAGGCCATGATGGAGATGCTAATTGTCTCAGTTATAATGCAAACACACTTTCTGTTATAATCCGTATGATGTAAGACCCTCACTGAGTTCATCGATCACAACCAAAAAGCATATTGACGAATACGGCCATGAGACAGTATTCTAGATTGATGCATTTGGCCAACCAGACTCAGATCTTAGAGATCTTAATTTGAGGTACCTGTAGCTTGATGCACTAAGCTGCTGGTTTTCACCTCTTTAAACACGTGTTAAACATCATTCTATACAGCACACAGCATCTCGAAAGAAACTGGAAAACATCAaatagatagacacacacacaaatgcgaGGCGGTGGATCTGTGGTCCACTGGATTCACAGGACGGACAGTCAGTAGGGTCAGTCACAACAGCAGCTCCCACTGTGGCTCTGAGGCCTCCTGCTTCAAAACAGCAGCCCCACACAGCTCATCAGGCcccactctgctgctgcaacaatggctctctgcatctgcatctgacTATTTGGTGGACTCAGAAGCCCTCTAGAGGTCAAAATAAGTAACAAAGATGAAGTTATGGCTCTACAGCAAATACAGCTGGATGGTTAAAGTAGTCAACACATTGATAAATAATTCTAAATGAACGGAAATGTGAATCAAAAGATTTTATTTGATCGAACACAGATCACCTTAGCtctacacaaaataaaatttttacatgttattattggcatgaaataattatttataCAAGTGGTATAGAATGTATCTTCATGACCTAATAACACTTCAATTATACATTTCAAAGAAACTTCCTACATTGTAGAGCCAGTGTAAAGGGAAAGGGGGAGAGGTTGTGCGTTCTTCAGCATGAGTTTTACAGTTACtgaacagtttttatttatcGGCGTATGACAGATGGACAGCCATAAATATCTGTGTTGCCTGTGCAGAATTAGAGGCTCTAAAGaggacaaaatgagaaaaaaaaaacggctttGGCTGAATTACCTGTAAGGATGGCTTAACATGGTGCAACTGAAATGCAACTTCAGTTCTGTAGGGACCATCCAATgaaattcatgcattcattttgcatcatgttgtgttgtgcatgtgtttggtgatatgcagcaaagtaaaagtttaatttgcaatatgcaaataatttgcATGGAAGTTGCACTGAGCCAGCCAGCCTAGAGAGCCACTAGCTGTAAATATACCACTGGGCCTTCAGTGAACATggttttttgttaattttacagataaagTCCAGAGACAGAGCTCTGAACTGACTGAACCCATGTGTTTACATCTGCAGGCAACATCTGAGGTTTTTATCGTCTCTAATGGGGCTGCAACATCCAGCCGATGACCAGCTGTTAGACTGTAAAGTGATGCTACACTGAAACCACTGCAAACTTCAAGTAAAATACGTTCATTAAAATCGTTTTATTTGACCCAAACCCCTGTCTCGAACCGTGAATTCAAGCAACACTGAATAAAAGTGTAACAGTGGAGTTCACCGTCTCACCAGCCTAACCACCGGGTGCGTTTCACATGCTCCACGTCTCAAAACGAAGAACAAGCTCAGCTGTTTACTTTGCAGAAACAGCTTGTGCGTGGACACAACACGTTTTGTGCAAGGCAAGCCTATTTACCGCTTCAATCTCAACAAGTGGATGATGTATGCACGCAGGAGGCAGGGTTTGTGTTTATACCTGCGCGGCTCTAAAAATAAACAGCTTTAAGTGTCAAAAAATTGTGCAACACTAGCAACAAAGTCCGAGGTAGTGGCTCCTCAGCACCCGCccttccctccccccctcccacaACTTCCAGGAGTTGCAACATGCAACCTCAGACGGGGAGACGTTCATCACTGCTTCTATTTCAGGGCCTGCTGAGATTGAGAAAAATCACCGATGCCACAGCCAGCAGCATCCCGGCAGTCACCTCCAACATTTTGCCCAGCCTCCACTTTGCATATTCCTTTTTCTGTTGCTCCTGTAGGCGCTGCTTCCTGGCTCTgagctccctctccctctgcagctgctctccatAATGAGCCTGGTAGAAGGCGTCAAAATCAAACATGGGCCTCCCTCCGGCTTGGGAGAAACGCCTGGTtctctgatgctgctgctgctgctgctgggacgTCGGGGCTCTGCTTGTGGCCTCTCTGGAGGACGGTCTCCCGGCCCCCTGGATGTCTGACTGGCTCAGGATGCCCCGGTCATACTTCCTCCTCAGGGTGATGTTCCCCAGCACGGTGTAGGCCTCGCTGATCTCAGAGAAGCGCTGAGTGGCCTCCTCGCTCCCCGGGTTCTTGTCGGGGTGGTAGATGAAGGACTGTTTGTAGTAGGCCGTCTTGATCTGGGCCTGGGTGGCACCGGGGGACACATTGAGGATGTCGTAATAGGCCGTCCTGCTGCGATACAGCGGACCCGAGtcttttgtgctgctgttgttgctccTCCAGCTGTAGCATCTCGCAGCGGCTCGGGGCTGTGGGGCTTCAGGACGGAGCCTAAGACGCTTCAGGCTCAACCCTGCGCCAGACAGCTCGGACCCCCGCTCCGCTAGAGTCAAAACCACAGTGCAGAAATGTCTGACCTGCTGAGGTGATCTGAAGGTGTCAGGGTGAATGGTCGCTGCCAGGAAAACACCTGTTGCGCCGCGGCATGTCGTCCTGGCCAGCAGCAGGTCCACCTGGGGGTCTGGTGGCCGGTGAGCCTGCATGCCCTCTCTGTGTTGGGCCAGGCGGACAGGGGGGCACACATCCAGGTCCCATGATGTGCCACATGGCAAACTCCCATTGTCTGCTCGCCTTTTTCTTTGCCTGCAGAGTTTCTCGGCCCTGGGTTTGgttgctctgctctctgttgcCGGCTGACAGTCACCTGGAGCCGGGTCTGACTCCCCCCCGGCCTCGCCACAGGCCCGACCCGCAGTCACGGAGCTGTTCGCCCGCAGAGCTCCGTGACTCTCCCGGCTGCGGACGGAGCGGCTCTGGCTGTTCCTGAGAGCGGAGAGCCGGTAAGCCCCGGTCCCCAGCCTCCCACTGACCTCTGCCATGTTCCCGAGGCAGCACCGGAGACCGGAGGAAGACGGCCGTGGCTTCCGGTAACGTCACAGCGCGACGTCTCCATCCGACCAATCAGAGGCGATGTAAACGGGAAGTAGCTGTCACAGCGGACTAATCATATCGCAGACACGGGCAAGATCAAATGTTATGTAATAACAGTAAAGACACAGCCTCGAGCTCCTTATTGATTAACCTGCGATTAGGAAACACTGATGTCACAAGTGTTGCTCTGCTCGTTCTGTTGGtttcacaaacacatgaatgtgGAGAGAACTAATGAAATAATGGCAGGAGAGGCATAAGCTACATGGAGATGTTTATATGAAGACCGTCAGAAAGTGGGAACATTATAGTCACATTAATTATTAAAGGTACACACAATGAAACACATCGTTACTACTACCGCTGAAAAACAATCCCACAGCTGAATGTGAACACTGCCATGAAAAAGAGACAATATAgctgaattattttttaaataataataataataataataaaaaaaaaactctgagaaatTGAGAAAtgctatgttgtttttttttctaatgttttcaAAGACGAAAAAAATGAGATATATTTTTTGCTATGGGCCAGGGTCAACAGGAGATTACATACAGAAAggcaacaaaacaagaacataTACAAATAGAGTAAAATGGAATAGATAGTGCATTGTCTTTAGAGGACAATAAAGTCGAATAGAAtagtatagaatagaatagaatagaatagaatagaaagttCGTTTTCAAGTCCACTCCAGGTGACGCTctaagaaaatgtgaatttaaagaatAACTATAGACTATCAAACttataaacacaaaaaagagatAAAACTGTCAAACTGTGCTGTGAACTCTTTGAAGAGGGATAACTAAAactacattttgtatttttattctctaataattttatatttaagggGTCTATTCTTcctaaagttttttttacatttttttttttaattattttaatacatACTCCTATCTCTTTGTACACCATTATGTTGAGCACATGTCTGAAATATAAGATTCTTTAAAAGAACATAACATAGTAATATAAAAGTTGAGCGCATGTAGATGGAGCTGGTGTACACTCCGGtacagcaggtggcgctgtgcaCGTGTCTCCACTGTCCTGCAACCCGCATTAAGACTCAACGAAGAAGAGCCGCGGTCCCCTCCATATGACGTCACAGTGCCTCACGTGTGGACGGTCCAAAACAAAAATTAGCTCAGTTTTGAGTTTATTTCAGTAACTGCTTCTTTTTTAGATACccgatacacacatacacacacacacacacacgcacgctgaGAGCCATGGCGTCCAGCTGCCGCAGGCCTGAGCACATGGCCCCTCCAGAAGTGGTTAGTaaagtcattttgtcattttgtttctgttagCTGTCGCTAGCTTTAATGCTGTGGTGAGGTATGCACATTCAGTGTCCAGAGGTGGATGCTTGTTAACCTTTAGTAGAAACGTGAAAATAGACCTCGGAAAACCTGCAACATACTgaacagactgtgtgtgtaagtCATATTACACTGAGACGGCTGCCAGCTAATGTGAAATACAACGTGACTGAAGttttttctgctctgctctcctcactGCAGTTCTACAACGAGGAGGAGGCCAAGAAATACTCTCAAAAGTGAGTCTGGCTCTGCATCATACCGAGGGAGGGCTTGAGTGTGCTGCCATGGTGATGTTAATACACACAGGGTTTTTGtaatggggtgtgt
This genomic window contains:
- the dnajc30b gene encoding dnaJ (Hsp40) homolog, subfamily C, member 30b produces the protein MAEVSGRLGTGAYRLSALRNSQSRSVRSRESHGALRANSSVTAGRACGEAGGESDPAPGDCQPATESRATKPRAEKLCRQRKRRADNGSLPCGTSWDLDVCPPVRLAQHREGMQAHRPPDPQVDLLLARTTCRGATGVFLAATIHPDTFRSPQQVRHFCTVVLTLAERGSELSGAGLSLKRLRLRPEAPQPRAAARCYSWRSNNSSTKDSGPLYRSRTAYYDILNVSPGATQAQIKTAYYKQSFIYHPDKNPGSEEATQRFSEISEAYTVLGNITLRRKYDRGILSQSDIQGAGRPSSREATSRAPTSQQQQQQHQRTRRFSQAGGRPMFDFDAFYQAHYGEQLQRERELRARKQRLQEQQKKEYAKWRLGKMLEVTAGMLLAVASVIFLNLSRP